The following DNA comes from Alnus glutinosa chromosome 6, dhAlnGlut1.1, whole genome shotgun sequence.
GTTACCCGCAGGTAAAATTCTTAAtatagagaaaacaaaagataaattcTCATATGTCCCATTAATCAATGCCTGACACAAACATAGCGATACCAATTGGTTAAACTAGAGCAATCAACCATTTCATAATGCATGGATAGATAGCGGGTTGGTAATCAATTGTCAACCCTAAACCCGATAAAGGTTATGGCTATTATGGAATAAAGTCACCAACGGTTATCCTCAAAGAAGAATAAGAGCAGCTCTATAAATAGATTGTCAGATTGTCAAAAGAAATACTGGAAACCATGAATCATCAAAGTTTTGACTCTTCTCCTATGAAGGCACAAAGTCAGAAGTCAAAGCTTACAAAGTAAATCAATTGttattctgttctttttttttaggtaatcAATTGTTATTCTAGCTAAACCAATTTGACCTTGGAAATTCCAGACATGATAAAGAAACCACTCAAGTTGCATACATAGATCCTCCAGAAATTACAATATCTTGAACAACTTAGGTGAGACGAGTTGAGTTGAGCCgagtatattatatattatgatCAGCCTAGGTagtgcaaaataataaacacaatGCACTGTCATACCTGCTCAATGTTATATCCAGGGCTTGGATCATTGGATAGTGTTAACACTCTAGCAAATCGATCCAAGCAATTTCCAACAGCAATATCAATAGTTTCCCCAAAGATCCGGTACCGCCCTTCACTATATGCAATTACCTGAGTATTCCCGCCACTAACATACAACACGACAGGATCATCTGCCCCAGTCACAATCCTTCCCATCTCAATATGTGCCACACAGTGATTAACAGCAACAATGGGCTTCTTCCAAAGCTGTGAAAGAATCCGAACAACAACAGCAGAAACTTGTAGTGGAGCCCCCATGCCAGGACCCTTGGTGTAACAAAGGCAATCAATTTCATCTGGAGTTATTTGGGCAGTCTTCAAAGCAGATTTGATAAGGGGAAGAATGTGTTGGAGATGGTGTTGGGCAGTTTCTCGTGGAAGGAATCCTTGGCCAGGAGGGGTAATGTAGGTGTGGCGTGGATTCGATAGAATGGTGCCATCTAAAGTCACAACCCCAACAGCTATCTTGTTGGCTGAACCCTCAAACCCTAGGGctatcattttcttcattttttatacGAAGTAGACCTGCAGTTCAAGTCCTTAACCCAAAAAGGTAAATATCTTCAACTAGCTAATATGACTAAGAAACAGACAGAAATTTACACATGGACCAGGAAATatgaagataaaaaagaaatctCATAACCAAAATATATGAAATGTTAGGCACGAGCACATCTAGCCACAATTCAAtttaaaagggtttttttttttttttttttttttttttttttttttttttttttttttttttttttaatttgtttaggaACATTGATAGACAAGCCTAAGCCTAACAAGTCCAGAATAATATCCAAATCACTAAACCAAGTTTATAAGAGGTAACTCGTGTTTTCTTTCCTTCAGAGCAACCAACCAGAGCATTTATAAGACTTAATTCCATTTATCTTCTCTACCAAATGTCAAAGATCACGGAAAACAGGTATCACAGTGAATTATCCAATCTTCGTGGACTAACACATCAAATACCACATAAAAATAAGTCAAAGCAATAAGTACAACTGCAATTTTAggtattattataattaagctAATAAATCCTTTCCTTATTAAGTTAGAACATTTGTGGAGGACAGACCCCCTCGAAGTGGTCaatctcttttgtttttctgttttcctcTTGTTTTTCTCTGGTTTTAGTTGATAAGAACTTCGGTTCTTACCATCTGGCATCAAAGCAGTTCTTTTTTGGGGTGTTTTTCTATAAGGTGCAGTGAGCCATCGTTGCGAGTGGGTTACCTGTGCCGAGGCCGTACAAAAGCTGGGTTTGCTCTCTGCCGTGCGTGGGTGTTGGTAATTGCTGTCACGTTGGTGAGGGTGCTGCTCCCACGGTGAATGAAGGCGTTCTCTCCGGTAGCGGTGAAGGCTGGAAGCAGTGGTGGGCAGCCGTGCGTAGGGAGGCTGGTATAGTGATGGCTGTGCGATTGAGTTTATTTGTGGAAGAAGGGTGCTGTTTCGCTCCACCATTTGGTGGGAAGTTATAATTCCAGTACACGGATAGCATTATTCCCAGACAGGTACTCTCTTATTCCGGTTTGGTGTTAGAATAGAATCATAAATGTAAACGATAGGTCATTATCCAAAGAGCATTGATAACGTCTCCCAGCagacttttataataaaaaattatttttaaatgaaaagtgACGGGCAGAGGCCGGCTGTGTTGCCCCTACCTATCACTACTCTTATCCAAAATGGTGCTCATTATCCAATACATAAATATACTTATGAATTCAAGGGCATTGggcttaaaataataaattttaaggtTGACAATATTTTACACGATTTATAATTTGATACAAAGTTAAAAGATTAAGGTTAAACTTAAAATGGTTCGGATTATAAAATGATTGATCTGTTAGCTCCGTTTAATAAAATGGTCATTATAGGGTCAACTCGTTTAACCTGTGAGTCGACTTGTTTGACCCGAatacttaaactttttttttttttttcaacattaaaaattaaatctaaactatCACTAATTTGTCAGACCAATTTCACCATAATCCGAAATTTAAGCCACAATAacgagaaaaaaacaaaaaaaagtaacaagaaggaaggagaacgatgagagggagagagaattaCCTCAAGTAGTTGCTCAACCAAATCTTTTTGGTTTCCTACTTTTGGTGATTACTGAAGAAGAGAGGTGTTAGGCGCAGGGTACCAGAAAGAGGATCAGGATCCTCTTCAGTTGAGAGGAATTGGAGAAGAGTCGGTCATTTatatataagggtatttttgtaattttatatagtgtaaaattacaaaaatactcatata
Coding sequences within:
- the LOC133871253 gene encoding uncharacterized protein LOC133871253 — its product is MKKMIALGFEGSANKIAVGVVTLDGTILSNPRHTYITPPGQGFLPRETAQHHLQHILPLIKSALKTAQITPDEIDCLCYTKGPGMGAPLQVSAVVVRILSQLWKKPIVAVNHCVAHIEMGRIVTGADDPVVLYVSGGNTQVIAYSEGRYRIFGETIDIAVGNCLDRFARVLTLSNDPSPGYNIEQLAKKGEMFIDLPYVVKGMDVSFSGILSYIEATAVEKLKNNECTPADLCYSLQETLFAMLVEITERAMAHCDTKDVLIVGGVGCNERLQEMMRIMCSERGGRLFATDDRYCIDNGAMIAYTGLLAYAHGALTPLEDSSFTQRFRTDEVHAIWREKNEPTNMNDGVSSQI